A genomic region of Dreissena polymorpha isolate Duluth1 chromosome 4, UMN_Dpol_1.0, whole genome shotgun sequence contains the following coding sequences:
- the LOC127878240 gene encoding heat shock 70 kDa protein 12A-like, producing the protein MAESSHFISKRTTHGRKEEKPLKYDEVGGGPKKAQSRGKLFNRFRELNDAQLNHGEVGGRRAKRGSHVPVFDDEEEVDHGQVGDPANVSINQNWVAGSMSLVSPKAPTVVLFEGDQTFHSFGYEAENNYSELALDGEHMDYFFFKRFKMRLRGKKLLENRRTGVDNKDIHWVLTVPAIWSDAAKQLMREAAQKAGIDGGQLSIALEPEAASMYCQLIPTNKMQGCEGAKFQVALAGTKYMVIDLGGGTADIIVYQRMQDGGLKELHTASGGAWGGTTVDDGFYNMIIKIIGGPVWSKFKDKKAGTADYHDLQRELETKKRTITPESTGKISIKVPVTIVQTYEKESGETIDEAIDGSDYNGKIKWFIDKIRIDAKVFQDLFKPCTDKIVAHIKSLFQDPQVKDTKIFLMVGGLSESAMVQNAVKKAFPDCKVIIPDEAGLCILKGAVIFGHKLVYT; encoded by the exons ATGGCAGAATCGTCACATTTTATATCTAAGCGTACGACTCATGGTCGCAAGGAAGAAAAACCGCTGAAGTACGACGAGGTGGGTGGAGGTCCGAAAAAAGCGCAATCACGTGGAAAGTTGTTCAACAGATTTCGAGAATTAAATGATGCACAGTTAAACCATGGTGAGGTCGGTGGGCGTCGGGCGAAAAGAGGTTCTCATGTCCCTGTGTTCGACGATGAAGAAGAGGTAGACCATGGTCAAGTTGGAG ATCCAGCTAACGTGTCGATCAATCAAAATTGGGTAGCCGGCTCAATGTCTCTAGTTTCACCCAAAGCGCCTACAGTGGTTCTGTTTGAGGGAGACCAAACATTCCATAGTTTTGGCTACGAGGCTGAAAATAATTACTCTGAGCTGGCTTTAGATGGTGAACACATGGATTATTTTTTCTTCAAACGGTTTAAAATGAGGCTTCGTGGAAAAAAG TTGCTTGAAAATCGTCGTACTGGAGTTGACAATAAAGACATCCACTGGGTCCTCACAGTTCCAGCCATCTGGTCTGATGCGGCAAAACAGCTCATGCGAGAAGCTGCACAAAAG gCAGGTATAGATGGAGGACAGTTGTCGATAGCGCTGGAACCAGAGGCAGCCTCCATGTACTGTCAGCTGATCCCCACTAACAAGATGCAAGGTTGTGAGGGCGCCAAGTTTCAAGTGGCCTTAGCTGGCACCAAATATATGGTGATTGATCTTGGAG GTGGCACGGCTGACATAATTGTTTATCAGAGAATGCAGGACGGAGGGCTCAAGGAACTACATACAGCTAGCGGTGGTGCTTGGGGCGGTACAACAGTAGACGATGGATTTTACAATATGATTATCAAGATTATAGGTGGACCAGTTTGGTCCAAATTCAAGGACAAGAAAGCGGGCACGGCTGATTACCATGACTTGCAGAGGGAACTTGAAACCAAAAAACGCACAATCACCCCTGAATCCACTGGGAAAATATCAATTAAAGTGCCTGTAACAATTGTGCAGACATATGAAAAGGAATCTGGAGAAACTATTGATGAAGCTATAGATGGATCAGATTACAATGGAAAAATTAAATGGTTCATTGACAAAATCAGGATCGATGCAAAAGTGTTTCAGGACCTTTTTAAGCCATGCACAGATAAAATTGTAGCCCACATCAAAAGTCTTTTTCAAGACCCACAAGTCAAAGATACGAAAATATTTCTTATGGTAGGTGGATTGTCCGAGAGTGCCATGGTGCAAAATGCTGTGAAGAAGGCATTTCCAGATTGCAAAGTAATCATTCCAGATGAGGCTGGTCTTTGCATTTTAAAGGGAGCAGTTATTTTCGGTCATAAACTTGTTTATACATAG